In Miniphocaeibacter halophilus, the following proteins share a genomic window:
- a CDS encoding ABC transporter ATP-binding protein, translating into MKDEILKIENLYFKYNNSNNWILENINFKLNKGDFVLLSGPSGEGKSTFLKCCNGIIPNIENGIKKGNIYIYSEDLSKYKTSEISKNIGTVLQNADEQIIFDKVEEELAFPCENLHYSKKKIEDTIREKADFMEIPLEKNTSTLSGGQKQRLITASTLVMEQKILIFDEPLANLDFKGSIKLLENLNYLCKEKGYAVIFIEHRLDLVLPYCNRIAWLNKGKIREFDSADLFKGFLDKNTNLIKTRIYGENNSRELEDKLISLENISYSKNNVEILKDINLDIYKNNKYLILGDNGSGKTTLIKIISQLLKETQGSYWQNIVKKKELGKRKWFKKLGYVFQNPNYQLHMSTVYDEINSSSISKNMTDKLMDLFDLKHLKEKHPHSLSEGQKRKVGIASILAMNPEVLLLDEPTVGQDYKSLNTLINALYELDFQNKTIITITHDSRVAKFFGDRVIWLEAGEIYKIGNKELIDEYSKN; encoded by the coding sequence ATGAAAGATGAAATTTTAAAAATAGAAAACCTATATTTTAAATATAATAATAGTAACAATTGGATACTTGAAAATATAAATTTCAAGTTGAATAAGGGAGATTTTGTACTTTTGTCAGGACCATCCGGTGAGGGAAAATCTACTTTTTTAAAATGTTGTAATGGAATAATTCCCAATATAGAAAATGGAATAAAAAAGGGAAATATTTATATTTATTCAGAGGATTTATCCAAGTATAAAACAAGTGAGATTTCAAAAAATATAGGGACGGTTTTACAAAATGCAGATGAACAGATAATATTTGATAAGGTTGAAGAAGAATTAGCTTTTCCTTGTGAAAATCTTCATTATAGCAAGAAAAAAATAGAGGATACTATTAGGGAAAAGGCAGATTTTATGGAAATACCCTTAGAAAAAAACACAAGTACTTTATCGGGAGGACAAAAACAAAGGTTAATTACTGCAAGTACTTTAGTAATGGAACAAAAAATCCTTATTTTTGATGAACCATTAGCTAATTTAGATTTTAAAGGAAGTATAAAATTATTAGAGAATTTAAATTATCTTTGTAAAGAAAAAGGATATGCAGTTATTTTTATAGAACATAGACTTGATTTAGTACTACCGTATTGTAATAGAATTGCTTGGCTTAATAAGGGAAAAATTCGAGAATTTGATTCTGCTGATTTATTTAAAGGTTTTTTAGATAAAAATACAAATTTAATTAAAACTAGGATTTATGGAGAAAATAATTCAAGGGAATTAGAGGATAAATTAATTAGTTTAGAAAATATATCCTATTCAAAAAATAATGTTGAAATTTTAAAGGATATTAATTTAGATATATACAAAAATAATAAGTATTTAATTCTAGGAGATAATGGATCTGGAAAAACAACTTTAATTAAGATAATATCACAACTATTAAAAGAAACACAAGGAAGCTATTGGCAAAATATTGTAAAAAAGAAGGAATTAGGAAAAAGAAAATGGTTTAAAAAACTAGGCTATGTTTTTCAAAATCCTAATTATCAATTGCATATGTCAACGGTTTATGACGAAATAAACAGTTCTTCAATATCTAAAAACATGACTGACAAATTAATGGATTTATTTGACTTAAAACATTTAAAAGAAAAACATCCTCATTCACTATCTGAAGGTCAAAAGAGAAAAGTAGGAATAGCATCAATATTGGCAATGAATCCGGAGGTTTTATTGTTGGATGAGCCAACAGTTGGACAAGATTACAAATCTTTAAATACACTTATTAATGCCCTATATGAGTTGGATTTTCAAAATAAGACAATTATTACTATTACCCATGATAGTAGGGTAGCAAAATTTTTTGGTGACAGGGTAATTTGGTTAGAAGCTGGAGAAATATATAAAATAGGTAATAAAGAATTAATAGATGAATATAGTAAAAATTAA
- a CDS encoding energy-coupling factor transporter transmembrane component T, producing the protein MESIRAENPIYPLLTLLSSIMVFVFGMVIAKSKLIVLFCISLIILYGIFSYGKTTFKLLLIFIPLSFIPALLSIPAGGLENAFQIYFRFICFVLAAIPSLGLPPINLVRNFNNLKIPRGISLGILITIKFIPIMIKEIKQVWNAMKTRGINVNIFNFKVIYRAFIIPIMMRILNISDLLSISLETRAFVLEDKEITNYKDIKFTKRDLTYFIILIGIILTISYLYIRGSR; encoded by the coding sequence ATGGAAAGTATTAGAGCTGAAAATCCAATATATCCATTATTGACTTTGCTATCCAGTATTATGGTCTTTGTATTTGGGATGGTAATAGCTAAAAGTAAATTAATTGTACTATTTTGCATAAGTTTAATAATTTTATATGGTATTTTTTCCTATGGGAAAACAACCTTTAAATTATTGTTAATATTCATTCCGTTGAGTTTTATTCCTGCATTATTGTCGATTCCTGCAGGTGGTCTTGAAAATGCCTTTCAAATTTACTTTAGATTTATATGTTTTGTACTGGCGGCAATCCCTTCTTTAGGACTTCCTCCAATAAACTTGGTAAGAAACTTCAATAATTTAAAAATTCCAAGGGGAATAAGTCTTGGAATATTAATAACAATTAAGTTTATACCAATTATGATTAAGGAGATTAAACAAGTTTGGAATGCAATGAAAACAAGGGGAATTAATGTAAATATTTTTAATTTTAAAGTAATTTATAGAGCTTTTATTATTCCTATAATGATGAGAATTTTGAATATTTCAGATCTTTTGTCAATATCTTTAGAAACAAGGGCCTTTGTTTTAGAGGATAAGGAAATTACAAATTACAAAGATATTAAATTTACAAAAAGGGATTTAACCTATTTTATTATACTTATTGGTATTATTTTGACTATTAGTTACTTATATATTAGAGGTAGTAGATGA